The Corynebacterium poyangense genome includes a window with the following:
- the hypE gene encoding hydrogenase expression/formation protein HypE: MDPKNRLNEDVQRVHLNIEKVRGRGPRLKDERITLAHGAGGKASSALVEQVFLAAYSSAELRESEDAAILSVPQGNLAFSTDSYVVDPIIFPGGSIGDLAINGTVNDLAVSGARPEVISAAFILEEGLEIATLRTVVADMHAAAEHAGVRVVTGDTKVVPRGHGDGVYITTAGVGIIPEDRQVGAQLAQMGDRIICSGPIADHGMAVMMARGDLAIQAPIESDTRAINHGVEALWKASPHTRWLRDATRGGVATVMNEFARLSGYGVALEDRYIPVRDMTRAACDMLGIDPLYVANEGTFLAVVPEEETSAGIAALNASGFPDACTIGRVVESPASQVVLITGFGGTRMVDMLVGDPLPRIC; the protein is encoded by the coding sequence ATGGATCCGAAGAATCGGCTTAATGAAGATGTTCAGCGCGTTCACCTGAATATTGAAAAGGTTCGGGGGCGGGGACCTCGCCTCAAAGATGAGCGAATCACTCTCGCCCATGGTGCAGGCGGGAAAGCCTCATCCGCCCTGGTAGAACAAGTCTTTTTAGCTGCCTACAGCTCAGCAGAACTTCGTGAATCCGAAGACGCCGCCATTCTTTCTGTCCCGCAAGGTAATCTAGCTTTTTCCACCGACTCTTACGTAGTTGATCCCATTATTTTCCCCGGCGGTTCCATCGGTGATTTGGCCATCAACGGCACCGTTAATGATCTTGCGGTGTCCGGAGCCCGACCAGAGGTGATTTCTGCAGCGTTTATCTTAGAAGAAGGATTAGAGATTGCTACTCTGCGGACTGTCGTCGCAGACATGCACGCTGCTGCCGAGCACGCTGGTGTTCGAGTGGTGACCGGGGATACCAAAGTAGTGCCACGAGGTCACGGTGACGGGGTTTATATCACGACCGCCGGGGTAGGAATCATTCCCGAAGATCGTCAGGTAGGCGCTCAGCTAGCGCAGATGGGAGACCGGATTATTTGTTCCGGACCGATTGCCGATCACGGTATGGCAGTGATGATGGCTCGTGGTGACTTAGCCATCCAAGCCCCCATCGAATCTGATACCCGGGCTATTAATCACGGGGTGGAGGCCCTGTGGAAAGCAAGTCCTCATACTCGGTGGCTTCGAGACGCCACCCGCGGCGGAGTAGCAACCGTCATGAATGAATTTGCCCGGTTATCTGGTTATGGCGTGGCTCTAGAGGACCGCTATATCCCAGTACGTGATATGACCCGTGCCGCCTGCGACATGTTAGGGATTGATCCCCTGTATGTCGCTAATGAAGGAACATTCCTGGCAGTGGTTCCAGAGGAAGAAACATCCGCCGGTATAGCCGCCCTGAATGCATCAGGATTCCCGGATGCTTGCACCATCGGCCGGGTTGTAGAATCCCCTGCTTCTCAGGTTGTCCTCATTACTGGTTTCGGCGGGACCCGCATGGTGGACATGCTGGTCGGTGACCCTCTCCCCCGGATTTGCTAA
- a CDS encoding NAD(P)/FAD-dependent oxidoreductase, producing MPSPHPLDVIVIGAGPAGIGTALACQAIDGMTVGVVEAGEIGNSFLHWHHCQTMLTPSFTSNGYGALDLNAIHPLTSPAFTLHTDYPTGEEYALYLRSLVNYFELPVLTNTEVTAITVDKDGIFHLNTAQGLAAARHLVWAGGEYHHPLLPHIPGRDHCDHSSSLHAWARHEGKGHRIAIIGGYESGIEMACHHAEHGMQVWLFDAAQPWENNTADPSISLAPRTRRRLKAARQSGLIHPIAHRVDLVEKQSENYVVTTSQGQQYQVDYRPIAATGYGAGLGPTDQLFKRRADGWPLVTENDESTITPNLFLNGPVLRHNQRHFCCIYKFRQRCAYLAEIIAQRLGHDSSGLNPWRDKGMIIDDLDCCGTECTC from the coding sequence ATGCCTTCACCTCATCCCCTCGACGTCATCGTTATTGGTGCTGGGCCGGCGGGAATCGGCACGGCTCTTGCCTGCCAAGCTATCGACGGTATGACCGTAGGAGTGGTAGAAGCTGGAGAGATTGGTAATAGCTTTCTTCATTGGCACCACTGCCAAACCATGCTCACACCGTCCTTTACCAGCAACGGCTACGGAGCACTTGACCTCAACGCTATTCATCCGCTGACCTCTCCGGCTTTCACCCTGCACACGGACTATCCCACTGGGGAAGAATATGCCTTATACCTGCGCTCTCTGGTCAACTATTTTGAGCTTCCGGTACTCACCAACACCGAAGTCACCGCAATCACCGTGGATAAGGACGGTATTTTTCACCTCAACACTGCTCAAGGCCTAGCAGCTGCCCGGCACCTGGTATGGGCCGGTGGTGAATATCATCACCCGCTCTTGCCTCATATCCCAGGCCGAGATCACTGCGACCATTCCTCAAGCTTGCACGCCTGGGCCCGCCACGAGGGCAAGGGACATCGAATCGCCATTATCGGCGGCTATGAATCAGGCATCGAAATGGCCTGTCATCACGCCGAACACGGAATGCAAGTATGGCTTTTTGACGCTGCTCAACCCTGGGAAAATAACACCGCCGACCCATCAATATCCCTCGCCCCCCGAACCCGACGCAGACTAAAAGCAGCTCGCCAAAGCGGTTTGATCCACCCCATCGCTCACCGCGTGGACTTGGTGGAAAAGCAATCTGAGAACTACGTGGTCACTACGTCTCAGGGGCAGCAATACCAGGTGGATTATCGCCCCATCGCCGCTACCGGATACGGGGCTGGACTTGGCCCCACAGACCAGCTTTTTAAGCGTCGGGCCGACGGCTGGCCCCTAGTCACCGAAAACGATGAATCCACCATCACCCCTAACTTGTTCCTCAACGGCCCAGTACTACGACACAATCAGCGGCATTTCTGTTGTATCTATAAGTTCCGGCAACGCTGCGCCTACCTCGCAGAGATCATTGCCCAACGATTAGGCCACGACAGCTCCGGCCTTAACCCCTGGCGAGACAAGGGCATGATTATTGATGATCTGGACTGTTGCGGAACGGAGTGCACATGCTAG
- the hypF gene encoding carbamoyltransferase HypF has protein sequence MGASDWVGLQLRLRGVVQGVGFRPHVARIAQEEQIVGECSNDDSGVFIRCFGPAPRVESFRHHLLTNLPPLAVIIDEEKSSLAVPTPVPTEFVILPSRHRPGARTLIPPDVATCPDCLAEMRDPQNCRYRYPFITCTNCGPRLSIIEDLPYDRPATTMRDFPLCPQCAQEYSDPQDRRYHAQPISCPDCGPRLWLENSSGVPVDLHRSTDEVLDHARGIIHEGGILAVKGLGGFHLLCDATNSEAVARLRTLKKRPAKPFALMVPDLSSARRICRVDRQTAELLESPAHPIVLVDMASDHGVAPEIAPGLHELGIMLPYTPIHHLLVDSPVVATSGNVGGEPICWDNDTARTALAPLCDAFLLHDRGIHLPVEDSVLRSAEGNTSPIPVRRARGYAPLPIPLPKDLGTGSTVLGVGGELKNTFALAVDDLAHISSHNGDMGSWAAQQAFERAVEQLTKMRGSTPDLVVCDLHPGYATTTWAERYCQDHDVPLLRLQHHVAHALSLVAEHHHRGAALVATLDGTGYGTDGTIWGGELIAVHEDRQQWERTPLVPEFPLVGGDRAVRFPWRILAGIRHAWNVDVALPPGVSVEEAALVESQLRTDQVRCTSLGRVLDAGAALLGLIQEQSFEGEAAMYLESLATRAAGDKDLLLNSRYPQVRSFPELFQLLVGLPKDAATASFFLHQVAKIISEPIIRTARRLNLQSVGLSGGCAINRILVTELTKKVSAAGLELYQHHIVPPNDGGISLGQVVAGRAALRASGLQ, from the coding sequence ATGGGTGCTTCGGATTGGGTAGGTCTCCAACTACGGCTGCGTGGTGTGGTCCAAGGAGTAGGTTTTCGCCCCCATGTGGCTCGAATAGCTCAAGAAGAGCAGATTGTGGGGGAGTGCTCCAATGATGATTCCGGAGTGTTCATCCGTTGCTTTGGTCCAGCTCCGAGGGTGGAGAGCTTTCGGCATCATCTACTCACTAACCTGCCACCTTTGGCAGTCATCATTGATGAGGAAAAGTCTTCCTTGGCAGTGCCTACCCCGGTCCCCACCGAATTTGTCATTCTGCCTTCTCGGCACCGTCCGGGGGCTCGTACCCTAATTCCACCGGATGTGGCCACCTGCCCAGACTGTCTTGCAGAGATGCGTGATCCCCAGAATTGCCGATACCGCTACCCCTTCATCACCTGCACAAATTGTGGTCCACGGTTATCAATCATTGAGGATCTACCCTATGATCGCCCGGCCACCACCATGCGTGATTTCCCCCTCTGTCCGCAGTGCGCGCAGGAGTATTCGGATCCTCAAGATCGTCGTTACCATGCACAACCCATTAGTTGTCCGGACTGTGGACCGAGGTTATGGCTAGAAAATTCTTCTGGTGTTCCGGTTGATCTGCACCGATCCACCGATGAGGTGCTTGACCATGCCCGAGGGATCATCCATGAGGGAGGCATCCTCGCCGTCAAAGGTTTAGGTGGTTTTCATCTTTTATGTGATGCCACTAATTCTGAGGCTGTTGCGAGGTTGCGCACCTTAAAAAAGCGACCGGCTAAACCCTTTGCACTCATGGTTCCGGATTTGTCCTCTGCGCGACGTATCTGCCGGGTTGATCGCCAGACAGCTGAGCTGCTAGAGTCCCCAGCCCACCCCATTGTGTTGGTAGACATGGCTTCGGATCACGGTGTAGCGCCAGAAATTGCTCCCGGCCTTCATGAACTTGGCATCATGTTGCCCTATACCCCCATTCATCATTTGCTGGTGGATAGTCCGGTAGTTGCCACCTCTGGCAATGTTGGCGGAGAACCGATTTGTTGGGACAATGACACAGCCCGCACCGCTTTGGCCCCCTTATGTGATGCTTTCCTCCTCCATGACCGGGGGATTCATCTCCCAGTTGAGGATTCCGTGCTGCGCAGTGCCGAGGGAAACACCAGCCCGATTCCGGTGCGTCGAGCCCGCGGGTATGCTCCCTTACCTATTCCTTTACCTAAGGATTTAGGGACTGGATCAACGGTCCTGGGAGTCGGTGGGGAACTGAAGAATACGTTTGCCTTAGCCGTGGATGATTTAGCGCATATTTCTTCCCATAACGGGGATATGGGGTCGTGGGCGGCTCAACAGGCTTTTGAACGCGCGGTAGAGCAATTAACAAAGATGCGTGGTTCCACGCCGGATCTTGTGGTGTGTGATCTTCACCCCGGTTATGCCACCACCACGTGGGCTGAACGCTATTGCCAGGACCATGATGTTCCGTTGCTGAGACTCCAACATCATGTTGCTCACGCTTTGAGTTTGGTGGCGGAGCACCATCATCGGGGCGCGGCATTGGTAGCCACCTTGGATGGGACCGGTTATGGCACTGATGGCACCATCTGGGGTGGGGAATTAATTGCCGTGCATGAGGATCGGCAGCAGTGGGAAAGAACGCCCTTGGTCCCTGAGTTCCCTCTTGTTGGCGGGGATCGGGCGGTGCGTTTCCCGTGGCGTATTCTCGCTGGGATTCGCCACGCCTGGAACGTGGATGTAGCTTTGCCGCCTGGGGTTTCGGTAGAAGAGGCAGCACTTGTCGAGTCCCAACTGCGGACTGACCAGGTGCGGTGTACTTCGTTGGGAAGAGTGCTCGACGCCGGCGCGGCGCTTTTAGGTCTTATCCAGGAGCAAAGCTTTGAGGGAGAGGCAGCCATGTACCTGGAATCTCTCGCTACCCGCGCGGCGGGAGACAAAGACCTCCTGCTGAACTCCCGTTATCCTCAAGTTCGTTCTTTCCCAGAGCTATTTCAGCTCCTGGTTGGCTTGCCGAAAGACGCCGCTACCGCATCATTTTTTCTCCATCAGGTAGCAAAAATAATCTCAGAACCCATAATCCGTACCGCGCGACGTCTCAACCTTCAGTCGGTGGGGCTTAGCGGGGGGTGCGCCATTAACCGGATTCTCGTGACAGAACTGACAAAGAAGGTATCGGCGGCAGGGTTAGAGCTATATCAACACCATATAGTGCCGCCTAATGACGGTGGAATCTCCTTAGGGCAGGTGGTTGCCGGACGGGCTGCGCTGAGGGCTAGTGGCTTGCAGTGA
- a CDS encoding pantoate--beta-alanine ligase — translation MSDQQPTRPQSSRYTPGELQIHHSAADVAQVSRALRTTGRPIVVVPTGPELHPGNIELIRAAAALPRALIMVAMPDQSLEGDREAEITAILRREKAEILLLADPPALRTRVHSSLTTVDSAELCRLMWLMNATSCTDVVLGERDYELLIATQQMIADFVIPVRLHAIPVIRDHDGLAFSRLTQSLSQDVREEAVGLSAALTAAAFVADQGREHVLRVFADTIAACPHLKLHSVQLSRPTLDPLRDGDVEARLIAEVELSTGGRLRDSVGVVLVDRDREIAAAALEAAGLDPHLSAEEWAQIKELQSQVQQVKARREASQD, via the coding sequence GTGAGTGATCAACAGCCAACCCGCCCTCAGTCTTCTCGCTATACCCCTGGTGAACTGCAGATTCATCATTCAGCTGCGGATGTTGCCCAGGTGTCGCGGGCGTTGCGTACTACCGGCCGGCCGATCGTCGTGGTGCCCACCGGCCCAGAACTACATCCTGGAAATATAGAACTAATCCGCGCCGCCGCAGCCTTGCCCCGCGCCCTCATTATGGTGGCCATGCCGGATCAGTCTCTAGAAGGAGATCGGGAGGCAGAGATAACCGCTATCTTGCGTCGCGAAAAAGCGGAAATCTTGTTGCTAGCTGATCCGCCTGCGCTAAGGACACGGGTGCATTCCTCGCTCACCACCGTCGATTCTGCTGAGTTGTGTCGCTTGATGTGGCTGATGAATGCCACGTCTTGCACTGACGTGGTGCTAGGGGAGCGGGATTATGAGCTCCTGATTGCTACCCAACAGATGATCGCGGACTTCGTTATCCCGGTGCGGCTACACGCTATCCCGGTGATCCGCGATCATGATGGTTTAGCCTTTAGCCGCCTTACTCAGAGCCTCTCGCAGGATGTTCGCGAAGAAGCCGTAGGCTTATCTGCTGCCTTAACTGCCGCGGCCTTTGTTGCAGATCAAGGGCGGGAACACGTGCTGCGCGTTTTTGCCGACACCATCGCAGCTTGCCCACACCTGAAGCTACACTCTGTTCAGCTTTCTCGCCCCACCCTCGACCCCTTGCGCGATGGTGACGTAGAAGCCCGTCTCATCGCTGAAGTGGAGTTAAGCACGGGGGGCCGGTTGCGCGATAGCGTAGGGGTGGTGCTGGTGGATCGGGATCGAGAAATTGCCGCCGCCGCCTTGGAAGCCGCCGGTTTGGATCCCCATCTCTCGGCAGAAGAGTGGGCCCAGATCAAAGAACTTCAATCCCAAGTTCAGCAGGTCAAGGCGCGTCGAGAAGCCTCTCAAGACTGA
- a CDS encoding ATP-dependent Clp protease ATP-binding subunit has product MFERFTDRARRVIVLAQEEARMLNHNYIGTEHILLGLIQEGEGVAAKALESMGISLDAVRHEVEEIIGHGSQPHQGNIPFTPRAKKVLELSLREGLQMGHKYIGTEFLLLGLIREGDGVAAQVLVKLGADLPRVRQQVIQLLSGYEGNQAEQDQGGGPIGAGAGGGRGRSMGGGGAGDRSNSLVLDQFGRNLTKAAKEGKLDPVVGREKEIERVMQVLSRRTKNNPVLIGEPGVGKTAVVEGLALDIVNGKVPETLKDKQLYTLDLGSLVAGSRYRGDFEERLKKVLKEINQRGDIILFIDEIHTLVGAGAAEGAIDAASLLKPKLARGELQTIGATTLDEYRKHIEKDAALERRFQPVQVPEPSVELTIEILKGLRDRYEAHHRVSISDAALAAAANLSDRYINDRFLPDKAVDLIDEAGARMRIRRMTAPEGIRKLDEKIAEVRQEKEATIDAQDFEKAARLRDQERKLNEERAAKEKQWRSGELDDIAEIGEEEIAEVLGSWTGIPVFKLTEEESSRLLRMEEELHKRIIGQDDAVKAVSRAIRRTRAGLKDPKRPSGSFIFAGPSGVGKTELSKALAEFLFGEDDALIQIDMGEFHDRFTASRLFGAPPGYVGYEEGGQLTEKVRRKPFSVVLFDEIEKAHKEIYNTLLQVLEDGRLTDGQGRMVDFKNTVLIFTSNLGTGSISKAVGMGFSGSTETDAEARYERMKQKVHDELKKHFRPEFLNRIDDIVVFHQLTQEQIVEMVDLLVGRVRNALKAKNMDIELTAKAKNLLAKRGFDPVLGARPLRRTIQHEIEDALSEKILFNEVSAGQKILVDVDGWDGESKDTDRATFTFTPQQKRDEDGVEEGEMSIEAAEAVKNVADASDGDVPESDTASDLDLERLREEGASVSDNQGTGTYGRGSSYGEPHHGGDNHQGGGAQPQAE; this is encoded by the coding sequence ATGTTCGAGAGGTTTACCGATCGTGCGCGTCGCGTCATCGTTTTGGCGCAAGAAGAAGCGCGCATGCTTAACCATAATTATATTGGTACCGAACATATTTTATTGGGCTTGATCCAAGAAGGCGAAGGCGTTGCCGCAAAAGCCCTGGAATCCATGGGCATCTCCCTCGACGCAGTACGCCATGAGGTAGAAGAAATTATTGGTCACGGCTCGCAGCCGCACCAAGGCAATATCCCCTTTACTCCGCGCGCTAAGAAGGTGCTAGAGCTTTCTTTGCGTGAGGGCCTGCAAATGGGCCACAAGTATATAGGTACTGAATTCCTCCTGCTCGGGTTAATCCGAGAAGGCGACGGCGTGGCCGCGCAGGTTTTAGTGAAATTAGGTGCCGATCTTCCTCGGGTTCGCCAACAGGTGATTCAGCTACTCTCTGGCTATGAGGGCAACCAGGCCGAACAGGACCAAGGTGGCGGTCCCATCGGAGCTGGCGCAGGTGGTGGACGCGGCCGCAGCATGGGCGGCGGTGGCGCCGGGGATCGCTCCAACTCTTTAGTGTTAGATCAGTTTGGACGTAACCTCACCAAAGCAGCCAAAGAGGGAAAATTAGACCCCGTCGTTGGTCGGGAAAAGGAAATTGAGCGGGTTATGCAGGTGCTGTCTCGGCGCACCAAAAACAACCCGGTGCTCATTGGTGAACCCGGTGTAGGTAAAACCGCCGTGGTAGAAGGGTTGGCCCTGGACATTGTTAATGGCAAGGTTCCAGAAACCCTCAAAGACAAGCAGCTTTATACCCTTGATCTCGGTTCTTTGGTGGCTGGGTCACGCTATCGAGGCGATTTTGAAGAGCGCCTCAAGAAGGTTCTTAAAGAGATTAATCAGCGCGGGGACATCATCCTGTTCATCGATGAAATCCACACTCTCGTCGGTGCCGGTGCCGCTGAAGGTGCCATTGACGCAGCTAGTTTGCTGAAACCCAAGCTAGCTCGCGGTGAATTGCAAACCATTGGTGCCACCACTTTGGATGAATACCGCAAGCACATTGAAAAGGACGCGGCATTGGAGCGACGCTTCCAGCCGGTCCAGGTCCCCGAACCCAGTGTGGAACTCACTATTGAAATCCTCAAGGGGCTACGAGACCGCTATGAGGCTCACCACCGAGTCTCTATTAGTGATGCTGCGCTGGCTGCTGCTGCTAACCTTTCAGACCGCTATATCAATGACCGCTTCCTGCCGGATAAGGCGGTAGACCTCATTGATGAGGCTGGCGCTCGGATGCGGATTCGACGCATGACCGCCCCTGAGGGGATCCGGAAGCTGGATGAAAAGATCGCGGAGGTGCGCCAGGAAAAAGAAGCCACCATTGATGCTCAGGACTTTGAAAAGGCTGCGCGGCTGCGGGATCAGGAACGCAAACTCAATGAGGAACGAGCCGCTAAAGAGAAGCAATGGCGTTCTGGCGAACTTGATGACATCGCGGAAATCGGTGAAGAAGAAATTGCTGAAGTTCTGGGAAGTTGGACCGGGATCCCCGTCTTCAAGCTCACCGAGGAAGAGTCCAGCCGTCTACTCCGTATGGAGGAGGAACTCCACAAGCGGATCATTGGTCAAGATGATGCTGTGAAAGCGGTGTCACGGGCTATTCGCCGTACCCGCGCCGGTTTGAAAGACCCGAAGCGCCCCTCTGGTTCCTTCATCTTCGCTGGCCCCTCCGGTGTGGGGAAGACCGAGCTGTCCAAGGCTTTAGCGGAATTCCTCTTCGGCGAAGATGACGCCCTCATCCAAATTGATATGGGTGAATTCCATGACCGCTTCACTGCCTCCCGCCTCTTTGGTGCGCCCCCCGGATACGTCGGGTATGAAGAAGGCGGTCAGCTTACTGAAAAGGTTCGACGCAAACCATTCTCGGTAGTCCTCTTTGATGAGATTGAAAAGGCTCATAAGGAGATTTACAACACCTTGCTTCAGGTGTTGGAAGATGGGCGTCTTACCGATGGCCAAGGCCGCATGGTGGACTTCAAGAACACCGTGCTTATCTTCACATCCAATCTGGGGACCGGCTCTATTTCTAAAGCAGTGGGAATGGGCTTCAGCGGTTCCACTGAGACAGATGCCGAAGCCCGCTATGAGCGGATGAAGCAGAAAGTTCATGATGAGCTGAAGAAGCACTTCCGGCCAGAGTTCCTGAACCGTATTGATGACATTGTGGTGTTCCACCAACTCACCCAGGAACAAATCGTAGAGATGGTGGACTTGCTGGTAGGCCGCGTGCGCAATGCCTTGAAGGCTAAGAACATGGATATTGAACTTACTGCCAAGGCAAAGAACCTGCTGGCTAAGCGCGGTTTTGATCCGGTATTGGGTGCTCGGCCGCTGCGTCGGACTATTCAGCATGAAATTGAAGACGCTCTCAGTGAGAAGATCCTCTTCAACGAAGTTTCCGCAGGTCAAAAGATCCTTGTCGATGTGGACGGCTGGGACGGGGAGTCAAAGGACACTGACCGCGCTACCTTCACCTTCACCCCGCAGCAGAAACGGGATGAGGACGGAGTTGAAGAAGGGGAAATGTCTATTGAAGCTGCCGAGGCAGTGAAAAACGTAGCCGACGCCTCGGACGGTGATGTTCCGGAAAGCGACACCGCTAGTGACTTGGATTTAGAGCGGCTCCGGGAAGAAGGAGCGAGCGTCTCCGATAACCAAGGAACGGGGACTTATGGTCGAGGCTCTAGCTACGGTGAACCTCACCACGGTGGAGACAACCATCAAGGCGGAGGTGCTCAACCCCAAGCAGAATAA
- a CDS encoding arsenic resistance protein, producing the protein MLVVLQPLAMLVGYAAGWFSPTLSTTASEVSDYLILALVTCLFAALPGRNHNLSRPRPRIMVIAWIGNFLIIPLIAALLTLLAWRADADIRLGLAIYMLSPCTDWFLGFTRLAHGDTATGAVLIPLNMLSQLLLYPLWLMIFGGLKMSTIFSEILPTLGQWFFLPAALGLIIRTLPQARRLADHLIPWILAALVATIFCTNADTILTHPTLFVLVLGLVFTFFVTTYQLGKHLFRRLGVDYQAEALLTMTTSARNAPLMVSLSTLVLPDRPLVLATLVLGMLVEFPHLTVVTRLVLGRRPGVAQKVPLPELESR; encoded by the coding sequence ATGCTAGTGGTGCTCCAACCCCTCGCCATGCTGGTGGGCTACGCCGCGGGGTGGTTCTCACCCACCCTGAGCACCACCGCCTCAGAGGTGAGCGACTATCTCATCCTAGCGTTAGTGACCTGCCTTTTTGCTGCACTCCCCGGCAGGAATCATAACCTGTCGCGGCCTCGCCCTCGCATCATGGTGATTGCCTGGATAGGAAACTTCCTCATCATCCCGCTGATCGCTGCGCTGCTGACTCTTCTGGCGTGGCGCGCCGATGCCGACATCCGGCTTGGCTTAGCCATCTATATGCTCAGCCCCTGCACCGACTGGTTTTTAGGCTTCACCCGCCTGGCGCACGGCGATACCGCCACCGGTGCCGTCCTCATCCCACTCAATATGCTCAGCCAACTCCTGCTCTATCCGCTGTGGCTGATGATCTTTGGCGGACTGAAAATGTCCACCATCTTCTCCGAAATCCTGCCCACCTTAGGCCAATGGTTCTTCCTTCCGGCGGCGCTCGGTCTCATCATCCGAACTCTGCCCCAGGCTCGACGCCTAGCTGACCACCTCATCCCCTGGATCCTCGCCGCGCTCGTCGCCACCATTTTTTGCACCAATGCCGACACTATTCTGACTCACCCCACCCTCTTTGTGCTGGTTTTAGGGCTGGTCTTTACCTTCTTTGTCACCACCTACCAACTCGGAAAACACCTCTTCCGGCGACTAGGAGTGGATTACCAAGCAGAGGCCTTACTCACCATGACCACCTCCGCAAGAAACGCCCCACTCATGGTGAGCTTAAGTACTTTAGTCCTCCCCGACAGGCCTTTAGTGTTAGCGACATTAGTCTTAGGGATGCTGGTGGAATTTCCCCACCTGACTGTGGTTACTCGGCTGGTGTTGGGGCGTCGTCCGGGCGTCGCACAAAAAGTACCGCTACCAGAACTAGAATCGCGATAA
- a CDS encoding DHA2 family efflux MFS transporter permease subunit — protein MDSKRANLLIACLVTATTVMILNETLLSVALPAIMADFHLSADIAQWLSTGFMLTMAVVIPVTGYIQQVLPTRTIFITSVVLFLVGTFVAALAPGFMVVLVGRILQAAGTAIIIPLLMTVVLTIVEPSSRGSVMGIITVAIAVAPTVGPTLSGLILSFATWHWLFWIMLVLGILVFFAGLRLLVNVGEVRRIPLDILSVVLSALGFGGLVYALSSISAVVEHGNKIPVFVGIAGVVLLAVFVLRQLRLVTTYGPLLDVRVLKERNFTLGMCAILGGFGVIIGVSMVLPLYLQGSVHVSEILTGLVVLPGGLLQGFMSPFIGRLYDRYGPRPLAIPGALVLCLGVWAFVFVVPSGKLSLIILSHILVALGMGLVMTPMMTAALGALPKRLYSHGSAVLNTLQQLAGAAGTALLIAMMTLGQNSALESGVSLPEAMSHGTQVAFAVAGVIAILVLVAVLFVRRPDDAPTPAE, from the coding sequence ATGGACTCAAAGAGAGCGAATTTATTAATCGCTTGTCTGGTCACCGCCACCACAGTCATGATTCTTAATGAAACTCTGCTATCGGTGGCTCTTCCCGCCATTATGGCTGATTTTCACCTTTCGGCTGATATTGCTCAGTGGCTCAGTACCGGCTTCATGCTCACCATGGCGGTCGTCATTCCAGTCACCGGTTATATTCAGCAGGTTCTTCCTACCCGCACCATTTTCATCACTTCTGTGGTTCTTTTTTTGGTAGGAACCTTCGTTGCGGCTCTGGCTCCTGGTTTCATGGTGGTACTAGTGGGGCGTATCCTGCAAGCAGCAGGCACCGCAATCATCATTCCCTTGTTAATGACGGTGGTCCTCACAATTGTTGAACCGTCCAGCCGAGGTAGCGTGATGGGTATCATCACTGTTGCTATTGCGGTTGCCCCCACGGTAGGGCCCACTTTGTCTGGACTTATTTTGTCCTTTGCTACCTGGCACTGGTTGTTCTGGATCATGCTGGTGCTCGGTATCCTGGTCTTTTTTGCTGGGCTCCGTCTGCTCGTTAATGTAGGCGAAGTTCGCCGTATCCCGCTGGATATTCTTTCGGTAGTTTTGTCAGCTCTAGGTTTCGGTGGGTTGGTCTATGCTCTATCTTCCATAAGCGCAGTGGTAGAGCATGGGAACAAGATCCCGGTCTTCGTTGGTATTGCTGGCGTAGTTTTGCTGGCGGTTTTCGTTCTACGTCAGCTCCGACTGGTCACTACTTATGGTCCGCTTCTTGATGTCCGGGTTCTTAAAGAGCGTAATTTCACCTTGGGGATGTGCGCCATTCTGGGTGGTTTCGGGGTGATCATCGGCGTCTCTATGGTGCTTCCTCTATATCTTCAAGGCTCTGTGCATGTAAGTGAGATTCTTACTGGTTTAGTGGTGCTTCCTGGCGGGCTGTTGCAAGGTTTCATGTCTCCTTTTATTGGACGTCTCTATGATCGCTATGGCCCTCGGCCCCTTGCCATCCCCGGAGCCTTGGTGCTGTGCCTCGGCGTCTGGGCCTTTGTTTTCGTGGTCCCTAGCGGGAAATTAAGCCTCATTATTCTGTCCCATATACTTGTTGCCTTAGGTATGGGACTTGTGATGACACCGATGATGACCGCTGCCCTAGGAGCGTTGCCTAAGCGTCTCTATTCCCACGGTTCGGCAGTATTGAATACCTTGCAGCAGCTTGCTGGCGCAGCTGGCACCGCGCTTTTGATTGCCATGATGACCCTGGGACAAAATAGTGCTCTAGAGTCTGGAGTTTCTCTTCCTGAGGCAATGTCTCATGGCACGCAGGTGGCGTTTGCTGTTGCCGGTGTTATCGCGATTCTAGTTCTGGTAGCGGTACTTTTTGTGCGACGCCCGGACGACGCCCCAACACCAGCCGAGTAA